The region AATTCTCTTAGGATCAGGAATACGAACATAAGCCAAACAACCCCACGTTCTAATAAGACAGGTTAGGTTGGTTATTTTTCAAGCTCTCATAAGGTGAAACTTTACTCTTAGACTTAGGAACTCTATTCAACtcataacaaacaatcaaaataaTTTCACCCCACCAATGAGATGCAGCACCAAAATTCAATAAAGTAGCCACAACAGATTCAGTAAAAGTTcgattctttctttcagctttaccgttcatttcaggtgaataaggtgcagtggtttcgtgtacaatgccatgtgaattataaactcaataaACATGCTTGAATCATATTCTGAAACTCTATCACTACAAaaccttttaattttcttattaaattgattctcaatttctgacacaaataatttgaacatgtcaagcgcatcacttttatttttcattaagtacacataagtaaagtcagaacaatcatcaataaaagtgatgaaataacGTTTACCATTCCTAGTTAATGTTCCATCAAGTTCACAAATATCTGATTGAATTAAATCTAAAGGCTCAGATTCTCTAGTAACTGATTTATGTGGAGTCTTAGTTATTTTTGCTTGACtacaaaaatcatatttttcaaaATCGTTATCTGACACTTTAGGAATTAATCCAatgttactcatgttcttaatgatgcgcttattaacatgacaaagtctagcatgtcaaacattaaaatcacacaacatataagcagaaggagaaactttattgaattcaacatttaacttaaacatgccatcagtagcataacccttcccaacaaaaataccattattagtgatggtgtacaaatcagccccaatagtttgagtaaacccagcctgattaagcagaaaaccagaaaccGGATTCTTTCTCATCTCAGGAGTATACATTACATATTTGAGTAATAAAGTCTTTCCTGAGGTTAACTTAAGCTCCACATTCCCAATCCCAGCAACAATAGTGGTGTGAGAATCTCCCAACAACACTTTCTTATCATCAGCAGCAGTGTATGTTTTAAACATAGCATGATCATAGCAGACATGGCGAGAAGcgccagtgtctacccaccacccatCTGATCCACCAATAAGGTTGATCTCAGAAATCATAGCTGTAAAAGCTTCTTTTGTCAAGTTAGCCTACGGAGCAGTGCTTGGCTTGTTCCTACACTTGCGTGCCATATGACCTGGCTTGTTACAGTTGTAACAAAGGAATTGTCCAGAGTCATTCTGTTTAGGTGGAGTCTGCTGCCTTCCATGTTGGTTCCCGTTATGGTTCCAACTCTGATTGTTGTTTTGAGGAGTGTTCTGGTTGTTGCGGTTGGAATTTGAATTCGAGTTGCGGTTCTGATTCTTAAAATTTTTTCCATTTGGCTTCAGAACCGCAGGTGTGGATTCTTGGGGTTGCTGTTAGAGACAACAAGCACATCTTCTTTTTGGTCTTGTTTCCTTGCTTCCTCCTTGATACAAAGGCGGGTGATCAAACTCTCTAAggaaaattccttagtcttatgcctgagaacatttttaaaATCCTTCAAGGAAGGAGGTAATTTGTCAATTAAAACATCAACTTGAAACTATTCATCAAGGGATATACCTTCTGAGATAATCTCACGTGCAATTTTCTGAATTTCGTGAAATTGGGCCTCCACAGATTTATCGTCCATCATCTAATACTTCAGGTAGCGACTAACAGCGTATTTTTTAGTCCCCGCCTCTTCTGTATCATATTTCTTTTGCAGCGCCTCCCAAATTTCCTTCGCTGACTTTTTTGAGTTATAATAGTCATAAAGATCATCAGATAAACCGTTAGAATGAAATTCTTACATAGGAAATCATTTTCCACCCAGGAGTCCAAGTCCTTCTATTGCTTCTCGCGTTCAGTCTCCTTGTCTTTGTCAGTTGAGGCTTCAGAGACAACCGACTTCAGAGCAGTGAGTACAAACGCAACCTTCTTCATGGTCAGATAAAAGAGTATCTTCTGTTTCCAACGCTTAAAGTGCAAACCCTCAAAACGAAATGGCTTGTTAATATCAACAAAGGCAGAACCAGAAAAATCATCGGTAGAAGCCATAGTAGAACAGAACGTCTTAAAATTGATATTCCTCAATGTGAAAATAAAATTGGAACGAAATTACCGATCAATttttctggctgagtcgcggacaatgtcgctctctttaagacgtttcgcggctctgccctaagtgtgcacgacaatctatcaaccacgccgtccCCAAGATAAAACAACCTATGTATACGATTCCTCTGCACCGAAAGACTTCGGTCTCTTTACACTCAATGCTTATAGAAAATTCTATTATTACTACGGTGATTTTTCTTTTCTATCAAAAAATGTTTTTCTGATAACCCTTATGTAGAAGAAGACGATCTGTATAAAACGGTAAGAAAGACGTTTGTCAAACGTGGGGGAGGAAAAATCAGATCACCATTTactgcttaaaaaaaaaaaactgtttttagaATTAACTTGAATAATTTCACTCCTACCAGAATGACATGAACTTGTTCTTAAgttaaaaattagtgtctttaTTAGTGAAAAGATCCATTATGCTTCTTGAAAGTTGATGCATTAAGTTCTGTAGAATCATGGTCGCGCCGCTTTTCTTTTGTAGCGAAACTAAGccttttctttagttttctttattgaAAGATTAACAAATTGGAGCTCTTATTTTCTTTTGGAAAAAATCTGGCATGTCATCTTTAAAATCTGAAAAATGCCATGGTAGTTTTAAGTTTAAAAATGTGAAGATGTAAAACGTTTTTATGAATGTTGCTAAAGTTTTATGTGATCTTTCTGAAAGATTTTGATGCAGTATATTATCAAAATTTAAAGCTACAACAAGGGAAATGATTGCTGCACGGAAAGGAGCAAAACAATTCTGCTATTACTTTGGATTTCAATGGCATATACTGATATACACCTGCTTTTATTGTAATCGTACAGAATATGGAAATACtacatattttattattttaaaacaaagtAGAAAAGATTGGAAGCCAAAGAAGTGAAGTTGATAAACAATTTTTTTGCCTTTTCTCTTTTGATATTTGATACACAGGTGGTTTTTCATCTACAGATCTGCAAACAATGAAAAGCACAAGTTTTGTTATGTTATTAAACTTTAGCTCAGACGTATCATGCAACTAACATCACTTTCACTAATGTGGACTTGAAACTAGTACTGAAAAATCTCTaaattacactaaaatattataattaaaccGTATATGATAAACGAAGTTGGAATTGAATGTCCATAAATACTAAACCATATATAGCAGATACATACTCATACAAGTGACTTTTGTAGCTGATGAACAAGGGTGTGACTGGATCATTTCTCATAAATCTTACCCAAACGCAGATTTTTTATCAACCGAATCTTCTTCCAATCTGCACCGATGTCCTTTCTGCACCTCATTAACAAATTGTCACACTCCTCAATCTCTAGTGTCTCTAGAAACTGAAGCTTACGAATTGCTTTTGGCAGCGATTTCAAACGGGGGCATAGTGAGATGACAAGTTTTTCTAGATTTTGGAGTTCGCCTATCCATTCCGGAATTTCCTCAGTACCACAGCGCCAGAGGTGGAGTTCTCGCAAGCTGAGTACATGTTGAAGCCTCTCAGGAAGACTCACCAGGTTTGGCAGACAGTCGAATCTCAGGAACTGTAAGCTTTTCAGATTTCGCCACTCAATCTCATCAGCTTGGAAGTCCTCGATGCCTACGATCCTCAGAGCCTTTAACTTGGAGAGAGGAAGAGATGTCGACGATGATGGTGCTTCTTGTTCTTGGGGTACAGTTTTCTGGTTTAAGGTGAGTTGAAATGGCTTCCAACAAGTTGAGTCCAGAGCCAGGCCTTCCTCTAGAGTCGGAAACAGTGGCATGGATGTCAAAGCAGGGCAATCCTCAATAACTAATTTGGAGAGACAAGGAAACGAAGGCAGCTCTTCAATGTCGACTTCTTTTCTCCACCAACTGCGTAGCTCAGGTAGTTCTGTGAGCCAGAGTTCATCAAGGGAAGGAAAGAAGGGTGTGCCTATGCCTAATGAACAACCACTGTCCAAAATGTATTTTAGTGTGATGAGTTCGTCCAATATCAGTACCTTAAGACTCGTCAACTGATCGAGTGGTGGTAGGATTTGACAATTCACGCATCTCCTCAGTGAAAGTTTGACCAGATTGCTAGGACTACAGCTTGCAGAAAATAGCTTTTTACCCCTAAAACCTTGAAGAGTAAATTCATCAAGAGCTAATAACAAGTCATCACTCTCTAGTGGCTTTTCGTTCTCATCAGATTGAGGTGCATTACTTTCCCATTCCAACGACAGTGACTTAACTTTTGATATTACATTCAAATATTTCTTCATATCAAAATTTTGGTATCCCAAATTTTTAATATGAACCTCTTTTCTCCACCTATTCAGTCCAATATTTGGAGAGGTGTCTTCAGTTACAGCAAGCTGTGATAACATTTGAAGATTAGGCAGTTGAGTGATGCCTCGGGGAAGAGTAGTCAGATTGTAGCATCCATCTATCTCAAGATACCGTAGATTGATCAAGTTTTCAAAGCCTCTTGGCAACTTCTTAAGCCCGAAACAAGATGACAGTTTCAGAGTTTGCAAGTTTACAAGCTGGGTGATTGAACTAGGCAGCTCTACTATATCCTCATTTTCAGAAAGATCAAGGTACTTCAAAAGCTTCAACTTTTTAATAGAAGATGGTACTCTGCTTATCCCCAAAGCATGCATATCTAGCGATCGTAAAAATATGAATCTAGAAACAACAACATCAAGAAGTTGATTACCTTCTATTCTTTCCTGTTTATGTAGTAGAACTATCGATCGTATATTCTTTGCTTGCATTAGCAGAACATCAAGTAAACTCAAGCCCTGAAGTGAGACATGAAAATATCTTCCAATGTTAGCACCAAGATCTGAGTATGAGTTATTTAACATTCTGCACTGGTTCTCAGCTACCAGCATTGCAAGTCGATGCACTGAACGATGCATTTTAAATTTGATCACCCTCTCCCTCACATCTGTTTCAGATTCTAGGAAGAAGCCTCTTCTTAGTAAATCCAAAACATAGCCATAACCAGCATCCTCTAGAGACTGATCTTGAGTCTGTGGCTCAATAAAGCCTTGCGCCATCCACAGTTTTATTAGTGTTTGGACATCATACTCGTGACCTTTCTGATATAAGCTACAGTAAGCGAAACAATGTTTTAGAGGTGAAGGAAGGTGTTCATAGCACAGCATTCGCAGTGCGTGAAAATCACCCTTTAGTATGGTTCGAAATTCAGTTTCGTAGAGCATTTGCCACTCTACTTCTGAGCTTTCTGTACTTAACATGGCTGCTACCATTTTCACCAGAATAGGGAGTCCATTGCAGAAACTTAAAATCTCCTTTCCAACTTCTATCTGGTAAGAGCTTTTAGGCTCTTCCCCAAAAGccattttttcaaataaaagccAAGACTTCTCCTCATCATGATGCTTGCCTAATAAGTTATAACCTTCCACAGTACCTGTCATTTTAGCTACCATCTGAGATCGGGTGATGACTATTATCTTGCTTCCATTCGCACCCACATGTAAAAATTGTCTTAGCTCATACCATTTCTGATAGTCTTCATTCCACAACTCATTTAATACAACAAGGTACAACTTTCCTTTCAATGCATTTGTAACGAGGCTCTGCACCACTTCATAGTCAAGATTCTCTACCGTTTGATTAGTTGCTCGTACAAGTATAGCCGTCAAAATTTGTCTGACATCAAAGATTTCACCAACAGTTACCCAAATTCGTAACTTGAAATGAACTCGTACCATCTCATCATTGAACACTTGTTTGGCAAGCGCGGTTTTTCCAATTCCTCCGATGCCAACTATGGGAAGAACATCAATACTCTTCTTAGACCTGTTCGGATTCAACAAAGTTTCTAAGATTTCCTGTTTGTAGTCTCTAAAAAGAACCTCTTCTTTGACTACATCAACAGAGTGTTTTTCAGGCTTCATGATGACTTGTTTCTCACTAAGCTCCTCCAGATGAAAATCTCTTCCCTCAACTGCAATTTCTTCTAGTCTCCTCCTAATTTTTTGTATGTCCTTAGACATATTTGGAGCCAATGATGACATGAAATAATTACGTACCTGATTGGCCATTTGATTTCCAGTAGTCTTCATCAAACTCCGCCTCAAAGCTTCGGTAGACAACTCATCCACCAAGTTCTCCGCATCACAGAGTGCTTCTTCAAGCTCCATCATCCAATCACTGACATAATTGTCATGCCAACTCTTCTTATCTGCATCAAGAAGCACAAGAGCACGATCTTGAATGGTCTCCTTTAGTTTCATCAGGATTTCCTGGTGTGCACCCGAGAGGGATCCAATATGTTTCATTATTGTTTCTTCAGAACCCAGCAATTTGATGATCCTACCTGCAACAAGGGTGAGATTAAATCTTGCTGCAGCCATTGATTAAAGCAGAGCAAAAATTTTTGGAAGAGCTAGCTATTATTTTTGCTTAGGCTCGAGAAAGTTGAGACAATGTGACATTGGACTAACTTCAAGGATATTAGTCTTCATCTcaattaaatctttttttttttgttttttaacttTTTTCCAACTTCTAACTTCTAACTTTATGTTTTAAaccataaaaagaaaaaaaaaagaaaaaagaaaaaagaaagccaAGCCAAGCATCATATTAGTCTTCTTCTCTATTCTTTGTAAAATCTGGCCTTGAAATTTCTAGAGAAAGTAAAAAGTATTAAACAGTAGTTATTTGTAGTGATGATACTAGTTTCTTTTTCTTGACTATAAGCATTCAATCTACTATTATTTTTCTTTGTAGATGTTTCAAgagtttattttacttttttgaGGGAATCTGTCACTTTATATCTTAACCATTATTGGGGCAACTTGCTAATATTGCAGAAAGGTGGCCATGGTCATCCAAAATCATAGTGGACACAGGAATAAGCAGAGAAAGACAAATCAAAATTTCATGAAGTTGACAGTGGTCCATTATTAAAGTTTCTCTGCCAGCCTAAAAAGAATAACACAACTTATCTTTTCAATAATTTTTGACAATTGAATTTAGCTTGATCCAAATGTCTAAAACTGATGTAAAAAGGAGTGCCTAAGGATTTTGGAACTTGCTAATCTTGAACTTGCTTGTGACTAAATTATCATTTGGAGTTATGATTATAACATATGGTGAAAGATAAAAGTTATTCAATTCCAGCTTTCATTCCTATTAGAATGAGGTTATGTAATTAAGTCATGTTAATAAACACATgaattttttcttaatttgaaAATGGGCCAAGAGGATATCACTTTACATCAAAGTACATTTATGAGTTTGGCATTTATTTTGGTTGTCTCTTTGTGTCTTTATCTGTGAACTTTGTTGTGAAAGTGGTTCACTCCATATTATTCTGTTTTTCTCTGTTCATCTCTATGTTTTTTAGGCATGAAAACGAGCAACCGTTGATGCTGTGATTCTTAGACTAGGCTTATTCTTTTGTTTTTTGATTGGAAGATTAGCATTCAAAACTGTATGATCACTGGTTCTAGGTGCAGATCTTATTTtgttttggaaaaaataaggcaTACCACTTTTGAAATCTTAAAATTTCCTCGGTAGTCTTAACTTTTATGTTTGAAGATTTCAAGAAGTAAAAGTCTCCAAGAATGTTGTACAAGTTACATTATCGGATttagaagacttctcaatggttactaactatagatgagtactaacaattatgatgatgagGTTATATAGTAACTTGGTATAACAAGTCACCatcaggtaaatattttttttctacattaatttcgaatttagttatttattttgcCATAATTAAAGTTGTTTCTAAACAATGaaagacactagctatatttagaaattaacatgtatttgaaaaatgaaaagtttactatattatattttcataataaatacacgtttttcatcaggtaacccttctaattgaaaaaatcaaaatttatttttagaaatattaattaacaact is a window of Humulus lupulus chromosome 4, drHumLupu1.1, whole genome shotgun sequence DNA encoding:
- the LOC133829700 gene encoding putative disease resistance protein RGA3 yields the protein MAAARFNLTLVAGRIIKLLGSEETIMKHIGSLSGAHQEILMKLKETIQDRALVLLDADKKSWHDNYVSDWMMELEEALCDAENLVDELSTEALRRSLMKTTGNQMANQVRNYFMSSLAPNMSKDIQKIRRRLEEIAVEGRDFHLEELSEKQVIMKPEKHSVDVVKEEVLFRDYKQEILETLLNPNRSKKSIDVLPIVGIGGIGKTALAKQVFNDEMVRVHFKLRIWVTVGEIFDVRQILTAILVRATNQTVENLDYEVVQSLVTNALKGKLYLVVLNELWNEDYQKWYELRQFLHVGANGSKIIVITRSQMVAKMTGTVEGYNLLGKHHDEEKSWLLFEKMAFGEEPKSSYQIEVGKEILSFCNGLPILVKMVAAMLSTESSEVEWQMLYETEFRTILKGDFHALRMLCYEHLPSPLKHCFAYCSLYQKGHEYDVQTLIKLWMAQGFIEPQTQDQSLEDAGYGYVLDLLRRGFFLESETDVRERVIKFKMHRSVHRLAMLVAENQCRMLNNSYSDLGANIGRYFHVSLQGLSLLDVLLMQAKNIRSIVLLHKQERIEGNQLLDVVVSRFIFLRSLDMHALGISRVPSSIKKLKLLKYLDLSENEDIVELPSSITQLVNLQTLKLSSCFGLKKLPRGFENLINLRYLEIDGCYNLTTLPRGITQLPNLQMLSQLAVTEDTSPNIGLNRWRKEVHIKNLGYQNFDMKKYLNVISKVKSLSLEWESNAPQSDENEKPLESDDLLLALDEFTLQGFRGKKLFSASCSPSNLVKLSLRRCVNCQILPPLDQLTSLKVLILDELITLKYILDSGCSLGIGTPFFPSLDELWLTELPELRSWWRKEVDIEELPSFPCLSKLVIEDCPALTSMPLFPTLEEGLALDSTCWKPFQLTLNQKTVPQEQEAPSSSTSLPLSKLKALRIVGIEDFQADEIEWRNLKSLQFLRFDCLPNLVSLPERLQHVLSLRELHLWRCGTEEIPEWIGELQNLEKLVISLCPRLKSLPKAIRKLQFLETLEIEECDNLLMRCRKDIGADWKKIRLIKNLRLGKIYEK